The genomic window ttatttctagatctgctggGTTATGAGGGttgatctatagctagctatatacaaataCTAGCACCAtgacccacagcatggggtcatatcagaaggtgaCTGATACTGATTTTAAAAGTGCTATACGTGTAGCTGCCTAATAAACTTGTAAAATACCAACATGGCTGAGTTGTAAccacatattatactgaagctgataactaAACCACCTAActctttttgaatcatataatatATTCataaaaccacactaatcacctcttatagccatagtagaaaacactgctaattatctAAAAaaaccacaattaaaacttttgtaattaACGATGCAACCCACaagcatagatactacacccccCACCAAGCAAAaccttttcttgaagaactcttgaagaaaaggaagctatcttctcctggaacagagttgaacaatagatatggttacatagacattatttgtgttggtagctATAGTGATGCATatttcctgaaataagtcttcttttgatacacaaaattacacatagAATGTTTAGGGTTTATTGACCAAGTACTACTAAAGAAAGGAAGGGGGGCTGTAGGcccctaaatctgcccctgcatgcattagtcagtcagtcacttactcagtcagtcagtagaaaattctgtcaaataaAAAAAGATTAAATTCCATACAGTGATGTATCTAGACTTTCCCTATTGGTAAAGTACAGCTAGGGCACTGTATATGCTGCTGAAGGCAGGGCCATTCCCCCAGGATAAAATGAAATTCCAGTTACAAAATGACACCTGGGGCCATTTAAGCTACAAAAAACATTGTTTAAAATTTTTCATGAAGTAGCTagtttagctatagctatttaaCCTGTTCAGattgtacatagctacagtagcaCTAAAAATATTAGAGCAAGACAACACTACATGTACACCTATACCTGATGAAATCTTACAAGTATAAATGCACTAAAGCCTTGAAGGAACCTGTTAGACTAAagaaaaatgtgaccggatttgcgaaaaggtaccttcttcagtttcacacacaaaatttgacccatttttgaactttaaagcttcataatgtTCTGATCATGgaatataattgcttgaaattttcaaggaatgtagctaaagtatctggctgcagTTTGATACTCAGAGCAAGTtgatcagtataaggagtcaagtgttacatcattttgtttgctggtatgtcaaatgtgtggaaaaggtaccttttcgcaaatccggtcacaaatctATGCTAGATGTAACAACAGTACAAGCCTGTAACGAatcttagccattattgagttatgcttgtctaagGGGCAAATGCATTTAATCAGCCAGTCAAAAAATTCCACTTGTTAATTTTGTATgtacttgaaacatttaagtTTAATATTTTTTGGTCATAGCGAAAGCACTTTTAAGTTTagttattattatgtacaatgtacatatacctaaccaatacagcCTAAAggcattgtgaagctggtttctaCTCATTGCTTGACAATTTTGCACTGTAGCTTTCTAGCATTAAACCATAATAAGTATGCAGCtccatctgggaaaattgatcATATCACCCCTGACAAATGATTTCATTTTTAACCACGTACACAAGGCTATGTGATAAAACTATCAAAATGCATAATCAAATCAGCTAGATTAGAGTGATCTGCATCATTTCTCTGGCTGCTTTTCCTAAGCACAGTGGAGATCTGTTAAAGCATCCAACagagctctggccagcctggagATGGCTGTACTGCTCCAGTCCATGGTGCTGAATACAGGTCTGTACTGTAACGCAGATAAAGACCTGTGTTGACGCTTTGTTTTGAATTATGTTGTGCTACTAGAGCTATAAGTTAATCTTGTGTAGTGTTAAAGTAGTTTAGTATTGTATAAGAACAAGTTTTATTTGTATTTAATTGTTAGTGGCAAGTACAGTATTATCAGTTTTAGTTTCTGCTATTTGTTAACATTAATAATATACgtttagtataattattataaaataaGGCACTTTTAGTTTTTGTctaatacaaaaaaaaacttaagTAGCTAGTTTCAAAATTATATTATCACTGCAAGTACAGAAATAGCCCAACAACTTTAAatcacttttagttttagtcaaACATCAACATTACCACTACTATTCTAAGTGAGGAGCAACTTCTTTCAATTTGATGTAGTAATTAGTCTCCACTAACTGGTATTCTTGACGATCTTGTCCTGACAAGAAGTACTGTTTAGTGGCTTCTACATCAGGTGATCCTGTCTGTAATGAGGTGTAAATTAGTTGAAGATCTTTAGTAGACAACTTTACATAAGGCAATATCATTAGAGTGATCCGATGATAGTCAGGTATCATTGTGTACAACCACTCATATCTCATCATGACATAATTTAACAGTTCCCCATCACAGTATGGTATGGTCTTCTTCACCATGGAAAGTGCTTGTTGTGCTATTAGTGCTAAAGGATACGTATTGTTATATGTTTCTATTGTTTGGATTAAGTTTTGATAGTTCCTTTGAGTAAGACATCGTTGAACATTTTGATTTAATTTTCTGCTCATTCTGTGAGCATCTTTTATTATTTTGTGACAGTCACTGATCAGTGATTTTATTTCATCAATTATTGTAGGGAAAAATGTAGTAATGCTTATTGAGGTAATTAAGGCACTTTGTATATGCTGTAATATTTCAATAGTATAATGAGGATCGGCTATTGTCATCATGTTGATCATTTTAATCTTGATAGATAAAGAATAATTAATTGCACTTATTTCGTATTTCAAGTAATCACTACTACATACAGGTAACGATGATGTGTCATTTATTCCAGAACTTTTTTGAAATTGTTCAATCAATCCTTTACTAACTAATTTCCCAGTGTTTGATCCCACAAATGGTGACAGTGCGATCACTTCTTTACTTTCCATACACTCAATGATGTATTGACTGATGACAGCATGAACTTGCACACTATTTTGTGTGTTATTCTGTGGAGGTATTATAATATCAGTTAATTGGACTAGTCCATAGGCCCACAGTACATCAACAAAATTTCTTGCTTCATATTTGGTAATATTCCATAAATTGTGTAGTACTGCTGTTTGTAATGATGTTCCAATTCCAGTCCATAATATTAATGTCTTAATTTTATTAGTTAATGATTTAGTTAGTAACTCCAAGGTCACTTCAATACAAACTTTTACAGCATATTTGCGACTTCTCCCAATGTTATTCTTGTCAAAAGCTGTTAATCCTTTATTATGTAAATTAGTTTGTACAAATTGAATGGCTTCGTGATAACGTGATTTATGTTGTTTGAGATTATGAAACAATTGTCCTCTTATAAGGGAGAGTAGCAGTGGCCATAGGTGGACATCGTGAGCTAGCTCTTCAAGTAGGCTGACATCCTCTCGTGATAGTTGACTAATATCAATTACTCCACAGGTCAGTAGAGAGATAGCTTCACTTTGCTCCATAGGACCTACACTAACTACCTGTTTAGTAGGTACGTATTGTTCAATATCATTCATCCTGGTAGTTaggactattttacagttattAAATGCCTTCACTATTGGTTCAGCATCTTCAACATGCCACACATCATCAATAATGACAAGAAGATTTCGACAATAAAGACTTGTAAGTTGACTGATTTCCTGTTCAGCATGATTGATGTCACCTTGTTTTAAGTATTGTCCAGTAAGCAAATGATATaattggctcagtttcataCTGGGATCAGTAGCTTGTGGTCCAAGTTCTATAAACACAACACCATCTGTAAATTTTTCCTTTATCACAGGATGATAACATAAAGCAGTAGCTAGTGAAGTCTTGCCATATCCACCAGCTCCAGTAACTGTTAAACTTGTTCCATAACTATTAGGGTCAATGGTGGATTGGCATAATTTACTGACCATTTCTTCTAATAGATGTTGACGAGGTACATAATTGGGTGGTAGTGGTGGGGGTGGTGGACACTTTATATCTGTAGTGGAATATGGTGGAATAGTGATAAGTCATGTATTAAATTTCAATAACCAAAAGCTTGTGCAGAACCTCAGTAAAACCCCCTCACCTTTTATATCAGTTGATAATTACTTACCATGTGATTCAGCACTTGCAGGTATGTAAGATATATAGCTAATGATTCACATTAATACTTGAAATTGGTGTAATGTATTTCGTGGACTGGATTTATAGAGCTGGACTCATGGATTGGACTCACAGATTGAGCTGGAAACAGATTTTAAACAATAGTCCAGGCAATATCCATACCTTGCAACACTGGTGACATcactatcaagctacaactACTGGTACTGCTATTCCATACAAATCATGGCACTAGTTATATATTTATGATACACATGctctagcagtgataaagtgtgatagaggctattgttgtagcatggATATTTTCCTTCATTATTTTAACACTAACATTAGGGCTGTATAGAGATGAGCCAATATATTCTTAGGTAGCTAGATATAGGTGGCACCATGGGAAAAAGTGATATACAAATATACCGGCTCAATAGTGGTGTCTCAAGAGATACTGGATCATTTTTAAACTATGTTTCCAGTTCAGTTCCTGAGTCCACTTGTCCAGTCTGTGAGTCCTGTCCGCAAAATACATTACACCCTTGAAATCAATATACTCTTTCTGAAATAGGAGTGTTGTTGAATGGTGAAACATTTAAAATTTGAAATACTTCATGAAAATAAGTCAGTTGTTACTCTTTGGAAACATGTTACTTTTCTTTACAACACTTTTAAAATACAGACAATTAATAAGCCAACCTTTTCCTATGCGTTGATGCTCATAGTTAAGTTGTTCCTGAAGTGCAACTCTTGATGGCTCATTACCTGTGTAAATAAACTTTAATAAAACCAGTTCATTAAGATTTGCAACTACATATTATGTAAACTAAAATCACACTTCTTTGTATTAAAGCTTGTGAGATAATGGTACAGTATGTTACTACATGTAACACTGCTGTATATAACATTAACAATTATAAGTAGTTATGTAATGTATAGTGCTGTAATGTATCGTGAACGGACTTGTTACACTTCAGTGTCATGTGTGCTGTATGGTTTGTGAGGAGATATGTGTGTTAATAATCTGAATTTGCTGTGACTCGAGGCGCTCCTGACACATTCATGCATTACATTGGAGGTACCACCGGTGGATTCAGACAAGGATTCGACAAAGACCACTGGCTGACAATCACGTGGCCACCTCTGACTATTCAAGAATTGTGACTCAGCAAACCCAAGAGTGAAGTTTCACCGCTACAGAGGTTTGGTATCAAGTATTTTTTCGATAATTCTGTGcacatgtaatattataatatttaaATGTCCGAGCACGAGGTAGGTCGTTAACACCTTGCGAGGTAATCATGGTCGTGCCACCCAAGTGCACAAGTGTGTACCACTCAATTCTAAGCGCCTGACAGCGTATAACTTGAAATGCACTGCAAAATCCCCGGGCGTACGTACCATTCTTATCGTCCTCAGAAGAAGTCAGGACTTTAGTGGATGAGAAACTTGCAGAGTTGGGCAATGAACCACAAGTATGGCTGCATGAAAGTGGCATGATTGAGTTGGTGAATGCAAACCGTGTGTTTCTGCAAATTGAGAAGGAGCTCAAGGCTGACTTCCCCCCACTCCTAGAAAGTTCTGATTCAGACACTGATTCACTCGAGGGTTCAAATGAGGTGCAACTGCAGAAGCAGGCATAACCAGATGCTGAAAGCAGTAGTGATACACTTCAAGAAGAAGTTAGAACATCAACAGCAGAAGATGAAAAACTCTCCAAGCACTGCATGGAACTTTTCAACCTAAGTTAACTGAATTTGATGCAATCCTGGCAGCAAAAGATGAAGAGATAGCTATCTTACGTATGCCAGCAGCCTAGGAACTCCACCCCTGTTGTAGCCAATGCATACCAGACCATTCATCCTGGGAGCCAATCCTCAAACTGTAATAATGGGTCATCTTCTGAGAAAGGATTGACTGGTGGGACTTTCCCCTTACGATGGTGTGCTGTTCTTGGTGCCCAGGTCTACAGCGTACAGCCGATTGGTATGTA from Dysidea avara chromosome 2, odDysAvar1.4, whole genome shotgun sequence includes these protein-coding regions:
- the LOC136246578 gene encoding uncharacterized protein isoform X3, producing the protein MISVMTDLPDKLRTEFHHTPYWDDDITQYHHTNNNGSDVNSTSHKAHPSRLITTSSVNQLDNYAVDNIIIRCVDDGPSDDRACSISSHHQVNGRGSHRAVTTTCIASLPYEPAVERIDPPIRIVLNKDFTLLKTHYHTILQLMPDKYEQSVGKLQNYISDYQICMILSSSNSTTANKIILDCLIERMSCREELLDLCDQLETITTSHQLMIVISEIRSDVQQSIRFPTSIPSATNIQSLSSDQQHHSTSPSVNGQLYQISFSKMKLSPSSRVLPVLKKNYTRLCHCLPQDYVKTVDKLKQLIPGLPADDLNQLRTLPSIELINQTIMGIVLCIIVADDDVFVFCDTVENLCDESTSKNFIEAFRNELLEALCSPPSTTTTTNTSLPFSSSSGSHHPTALHQTLNDSSVSVGSNPVISTPEPVVSPQHTQSNEPSRVALQEQLNYEHQRIGKDIKCPPPPPLPPNYVPRQHLLEEMVSKLCQSTIDPNSYGTSLTVTGAGGYGKTSLATALCYHPVIKEKFTDGVVFIELGPQATDPSMKLSQLYHLLTGQYLKQGDINHAEQEISQLTSLYCRNLLVIIDDVWHVEDAEPIVKAFNNCKIVLTTRMNDIEQYVPTKQVVSVGPMEQSEAISLLTCGVIDISQLSREDVSLLEELAHDVHLWPLLLSLIRGQLFHNLKQHKSRYHEAIQFVQTNLHNKGLTAFDKNNIGRSRKYAVKVCIEVTLELLTKSLTNKIKTLILWTGIGTSLQTAVLHNLWNITKYEARNFVDVLWAYGLVQLTDIIIPPQNNTQNSVQVHAVISQYIIECMESKEVIALSPFVGSNTGKLVSKGLIEQFQKSSGINDTSSLPVCSSDYLKYEISAINYSLSIKIKMINMMTIADPHYTIEILQHIQSALITSISITTFFPTIIDEIKSLISDCHKIIKDAHRMSRKLNQNVQRCLTQRNYQNLIQTIETYNNTYPLALIAQQALSMVKKTIPYCDGELLNYVMMRYEWLYTMIPDYHRITLMILPYVKLSTKDLQLIYTSLQTGSPDVEATKQYFLSGQDRQEYQLVETNYYIKLKEVAPHLE
- the LOC136246578 gene encoding uncharacterized protein isoform X1, producing the protein MDDEEDTIMMNYHPHTGTGHPSNHVTTTNKPDCLYGPQVINVITRRPEFSFLIRYYDLLYQSLIPNCKLTIKTLKQHIEIPSDVESFIVNGESSRIRCQRIINLLLVQLDTTRDYKYFCYLFNMISVMTDLPDKLRTEFHHTPYWDDDITQYHHTNNNGSDVNSTSHKAHPSRLITTSSVNQLDNYAVDNIIIRCVDDGPSDDRACSISSHHQVNGRGSHRAVTTTCIASLPYEPAVERIDPPIRIVLNKDFTLLKTHYHTILQLMPDKYEQSVGKLQNYISDYQICMILSSSNSTTANKIILDCLIERMSCREELLDLCDQLETITTSHQLMIVISEIRSDVQQSIRFPTSIPSATNIQSLSSDQQHHSTSPSVNGQLYQISFSKMKLSPSSRVLPVLKKNYTRLCHCLPQDYVKTVDKLKQLIPGLPADDLNQLRTLPSIELINQTIMGIVLCIIVADDDVFVFCDTVENLCDESTSKNFIEAFRNELLEALCSPPSTTTTTNTSLPFSSSSGSHHPTALHQTLNDSSVSVGSNPVISTPEPVVSPQHTQSNEPSRVALQEQLNYEHQRIGKDIKCPPPPPLPPNYVPRQHLLEEMVSKLCQSTIDPNSYGTSLTVTGAGGYGKTSLATALCYHPVIKEKFTDGVVFIELGPQATDPSMKLSQLYHLLTGQYLKQGDINHAEQEISQLTSLYCRNLLVIIDDVWHVEDAEPIVKAFNNCKIVLTTRMNDIEQYVPTKQVVSVGPMEQSEAISLLTCGVIDISQLSREDVSLLEELAHDVHLWPLLLSLIRGQLFHNLKQHKSRYHEAIQFVQTNLHNKGLTAFDKNNIGRSRKYAVKVCIEVTLELLTKSLTNKIKTLILWTGIGTSLQTAVLHNLWNITKYEARNFVDVLWAYGLVQLTDIIIPPQNNTQNSVQVHAVISQYIIECMESKEVIALSPFVGSNTGKLVSKGLIEQFQKSSGINDTSSLPVCSSDYLKYEISAINYSLSIKIKMINMMTIADPHYTIEILQHIQSALITSISITTFFPTIIDEIKSLISDCHKIIKDAHRMSRKLNQNVQRCLTQRNYQNLIQTIETYNNTYPLALIAQQALSMVKKTIPYCDGELLNYVMMRYEWLYTMIPDYHRITLMILPYVKLSTKDLQLIYTSLQTGSPDVEATKQYFLSGQDRQEYQLVETNYYIKLKEVAPHLE
- the LOC136246578 gene encoding uncharacterized protein isoform X2; its protein translation is MDDEEDTIMMNYHPHTGTGHPSNHVTTTNKPDCLYGPQVINVITRRPEFSFLIRYYDLLYQSLIPNCKLTIKTLKQHIEIPSDVESFIVNGESSRIRCQRIINLLLVQLDTTRDYKYFCYLFNMISVMTDLPDKLRTEFHHTPYWDDDITQYHHTNNNGSDVNSSLPYEPAVERIDPPIRIVLNKDFTLLKTHYHTILQLMPDKYEQSVGKLQNYISDYQICMILSSSNSTTANKIILDCLIERMSCREELLDLCDQLETITTSHQLMIVISEIRSDVQQSIRFPTSIPSATNIQSLSSDQQHHSTSPSVNGQLYQISFSKMKLSPSSRVLPVLKKNYTRLCHCLPQDYVKTVDKLKQLIPGLPADDLNQLRTLPSIELINQTIMGIVLCIIVADDDVFVFCDTVENLCDESTSKNFIEAFRNELLEALCSPPSTTTTTNTSLPFSSSSGSHHPTALHQTLNDSSVSVGSNPVISTPEPVVSPQHTQSNEPSRVALQEQLNYEHQRIGKDIKCPPPPPLPPNYVPRQHLLEEMVSKLCQSTIDPNSYGTSLTVTGAGGYGKTSLATALCYHPVIKEKFTDGVVFIELGPQATDPSMKLSQLYHLLTGQYLKQGDINHAEQEISQLTSLYCRNLLVIIDDVWHVEDAEPIVKAFNNCKIVLTTRMNDIEQYVPTKQVVSVGPMEQSEAISLLTCGVIDISQLSREDVSLLEELAHDVHLWPLLLSLIRGQLFHNLKQHKSRYHEAIQFVQTNLHNKGLTAFDKNNIGRSRKYAVKVCIEVTLELLTKSLTNKIKTLILWTGIGTSLQTAVLHNLWNITKYEARNFVDVLWAYGLVQLTDIIIPPQNNTQNSVQVHAVISQYIIECMESKEVIALSPFVGSNTGKLVSKGLIEQFQKSSGINDTSSLPVCSSDYLKYEISAINYSLSIKIKMINMMTIADPHYTIEILQHIQSALITSISITTFFPTIIDEIKSLISDCHKIIKDAHRMSRKLNQNVQRCLTQRNYQNLIQTIETYNNTYPLALIAQQALSMVKKTIPYCDGELLNYVMMRYEWLYTMIPDYHRITLMILPYVKLSTKDLQLIYTSLQTGSPDVEATKQYFLSGQDRQEYQLVETNYYIKLKEVAPHLE